Within the Leptogranulimonas caecicola genome, the region GGGTCTTTTCTACGTTGGCATAGACGGCCACTGCGGTATTGAAGGGGCCAGAGGCGGGAGCGAACCAATGGATGCCCTGGAGGGCTTTGGGCGCCCGGGAGCGGATGCACAGGATGGAGCACTCAGAAGTGCGGTCGATGCCCACATAGCGATACTGATGGCGGGTAGCTGGGGTTCCTTTGGTGCCATAAGGATCGTATTGGGTGCCGTCATAGGTGGTGGCCAAGAGGTCCTTGACGTCTGAGGCGGAGAGCTTCTTGTCGGGGCGCATCGCCCAGGGGATGTCCAGGCTCTCAGGCCCAAAGGCGGGATCGGTTCCGTGGAACCGCTGGTCAGAAGGGGTCAGGCGACTGCAGAGATACCATTTGCGAGGGGCGTTGTAGAGCTGGTCGAGCCAGGTGTAGGTAGAAAACGCGATGCGAGCGTCGAAAAAGCGGGGAAGCCCATCGACGGTCTCTTCAGAGGCCACTTCGGGCATGTCCATGAGCAGGTCGTTCTCGCGGATCCAAGTGGCCAGGTCTGCGCTGCACATGTAGTCTTTCTGGTCGCCTAGGGCGTCCGCCAGGTCAAAGGTGTCGATGCCTTGGCGGTTGGGCTGCACCACGTAGCAGTCGTCAGGCACGCGGCGGGCGATCCAGTGATGGCCGCCAATGTTCTCCCAGTACCACACTTCGTCGGCATCGCCAAAGGCCACGCCGTTGGTCTCGTAGGTGCCGTACTTCTCTACCAGCATGCCTAAGCGCTGGACGCCCTCACGGGCGCTTTGGATGTAGGGAAGGGTGATGGTGGGCAGGTTCTCCTCGCCGATGCCCCCTGGGACCTCGGGACGATAGTCAGGATCGCCCGGGGTGCCCTGAGCGGGTTGATAGCACACCAGAGGATCTGCCCCCAGCACGCGGGCATTGGCCGAGATGGTCTCGGTGGCGCTCATGGAGACGTTGGCGGCGTTGATGCCGGTCTCTGCCCAGATGCCGTTGGACTTGTCTGCATTGGGGGTGCAGGTATAGCGCAGCGGGTTGTCTGGCAGCTCGATGGTGAGGTGGTTGGCTACTCCGGTATAGGTGCGGGGCTGGTCCTCAGGGTTCACTACGACGAGCTGTTTGGGATCGAAGGAAAAGTCCTCGCCGTCCTCGTTGCGGGCGACGATGGTCGATCCGTCGTTGGTGGCGTGTTTGCCAACGAGCAATGTGGTGCATGCCATGGAAAACTCCTTTGCTTTCCTGGATTGAAAACACTCGATATATTCCCTAAACGGCCGCCAAGGCATCGGCAATGGGAGTCTCGCCGTTTTTGACCCTGATCACCTGTCGATAGGTAGTGGGCATGGGAAGGGCGGCAGCCAAAGTGGATGCGATGTCAGGAATGGCAACGGGACCTTCGTGGTCAGGATTTATCACAATCTTGCCGGTGGGATCTTCCTCTCGAAGGAGGCCGGATTGGACGATGGTCCAATCCAAGTCGGTTTGGGTGAGCCAATGGTCTGCGAACATCTTGGCGATGTTGTAATCGGTGATGTCTGCTATGCCCGGCTCCTGAGCCCATTTCTCTGGCTCTAGGGTAAACATGGAGCTAAGCATGATAAAGCGGTTGATGCTTTGCGCGTCGGCGGCTTTCATGAGTTTGACGGCGCCGAAGGCGTCCGTTTGCAAAAGGTCCTTCCCTCGGGAACCTGCCACAAAAAACACCGCATCGCAGCCCTCGAGCTTGGGCATCATGGCTACCACATCGTCATGGAAGTCGAACTCGACGGGGATGACATTGTCCTGTGTAGCAGGGAGAGGGTGCCTGCTTGCTGCCACCACCTCGTGGCCTTCTTTTGCAAGGGTCTCTGTGAGCTTTTGGCCTACGCGTCCAGTTGCGCCGCCAACGAATACTTTCATGAATGCCGCCTTTCCAA harbors:
- a CDS encoding C69 family dipeptidase, whose protein sequence is MACTTLLVGKHATNDGSTIVARNEDGEDFSFDPKQLVVVNPEDQPRTYTGVANHLTIELPDNPLRYTCTPNADKSNGIWAETGINAANVSMSATETISANARVLGADPLVCYQPAQGTPGDPDYRPEVPGGIGEENLPTITLPYIQSAREGVQRLGMLVEKYGTYETNGVAFGDADEVWYWENIGGHHWIARRVPDDCYVVQPNRQGIDTFDLADALGDQKDYMCSADLATWIRENDLLMDMPEVASEETVDGLPRFFDARIAFSTYTWLDQLYNAPRKWYLCSRLTPSDQRFHGTDPAFGPESLDIPWAMRPDKKLSASDVKDLLATTYDGTQYDPYGTKGTPATRHQYRYVGIDRTSECSILCIRSRAPKALQGIHWFAPASGPFNTAVAVYANVEKTPAYLDTPAQVTTDSLYWNNRLVAGLADPQFFESYESIQAYRLNTMAQGYQSLRETDAQLQALAQEGKVDLDSTDDPQVHQLLETANQALTDKIQHQTRDLLGTVLDQRTVGMKNAFNMNDH
- a CDS encoding NAD(P)H-binding protein encodes the protein MKVFVGGATGRVGQKLTETLAKEGHEVVAASRHPLPATQDNVIPVEFDFHDDVVAMMPKLEGCDAVFFVAGSRGKDLLQTDAFGAVKLMKAADAQSINRFIMLSSMFTLEPEKWAQEPGIADITDYNIAKMFADHWLTQTDLDWTIVQSGLLREEDPTGKIVINPDHEGPVAIPDIASTLAAALPMPTTYRQVIRVKNGETPIADALAAV